In Citrus sinensis cultivar Valencia sweet orange chromosome 3, DVS_A1.0, whole genome shotgun sequence, the sequence ACAGTTTACAAGTAACTCAAATGAAACACTTGGTGTGCAAGTTTTAAAGTCTCGTGGATTCTTCCCACATGCATATTGGTATTGGCTTGGATTGGGGGCTACAATTGGTTTTGTACTATTGTTCAACATCGGTTTCACCCTGTCTCTTACTTTTCTCAACCGTGGGTGTCTCTGCCTTCTTTACTTTAACTACTACTTTTAAAGAAGCGAGTTTATGTTGTAATTTTGTGCGAATATATATGTGCAGAATTTGAGAAGCCTCGGGCTGTTATATCAGATGAATCTGAAAGTAATGATCTTGGTAACAGAATTGGAGGAACAGCGCAATTATCAACCCATGGAAGTAACTCCAGTCACAAAACTTGCTCAGGTGATGAagctgtttttatttttttgacaagTACCAGATATTTTGTAAGTGCCTTTTGATGCTAactatttatgttaacaagtAGAGAGTGAAGACATTACAGTGAAAGACTCCTTTTCCCAGTTGTTATCCCAGAGAGAAGTCACTGTTGGTGCAATTCAACCGAAGAAAAGAGGAATGGTGCTTCCATTTGAACCACATTCCCTCACCTTTGATGAAGTTACATACTCTGTTGACATGCCAAAGGtaacattaatattaaaaccAATGAAAGTATGGATGATATCTTGATTCAATACATTGTAGTCCAGACATGACAACTAATTGGCTCAGTTTTAACATTTCTAGGAAATGAAACTTCAAGGTATTCTTGAAGACAAATTGATGCTTCTAAATGGTGTGAGCGGTGCTTTCAGGCCAGGTGTTCTTACAGCTTTAATGGGCGTCAGTGGCGCTGGTAAAACCACTTTGATGGATGTGTTGGCTGGTAGGAAAACAGGTGGATACATTACTGGGAACATAACAATATCTGGTTACCCAAAGAAACAAGAAACATTTACTCGCATTTCGGGATACTGTGAGCAAAACGACATTCACTCTCCTTTTGTTACTGTATATGAGTCCTTGCTCTACTCAGCCTGGCTTCGTTTACCACCTGAAGTTGATTCTGAAACCCAAAAGGTTTGTACTTAAATTGCCTGGAGCGTTGCATCATTGAGACAGTTGATTCCCTGAATATATTTTTGGGTGTGGTCATACTAGTTTATAGTTTAACCCTTTGGTTTACAGATGTTTATTGAGGAAATCATGGAGCTTGTGGAGCTGAACCCATTGAGACAATCACTGGTTGGTTTGCCTGGTGAGAGTGGTCTGTCAACAGAGCAGCGTAAGAGGCTAACCATTGCAGTTGAACTAGTGGCTAACCCGTCCATCATATTTATGGATGAGCCAACCTCAGGGCTGGATGCAAGGGCCGCTGCTATTGTAATGAGGACTGTCAGAAACACGGTAGACACTGGAAGAACAGTAGTGTGCACCATTCATCAACCAAGCATTGATATATTTGAATCTTTTGATGAGgtaagaaaaatgttaatactgtatcatttttttgttttcctttcttttcctGAGTGCTATCAGCATTATTTAACAATGGATTGCAGCTGTTCCTAATGAAGCGAGGGGGACAAGAGATTTATGTTGGGCCATTGGGTCGCCATTCTTGCCATCTTATACGCTATTTTGAAGTATGACCCTCGTGTTTACATTAGAAATCTTACttgatataatattaaaattgactTGCATAATTTACATTATGAAAGCATCTGCAATATGATACCTTTACCTTTATGAAGGGAATTCCCGGAGTAGAAATTATTAAGGATGGCTACAATCCGGCGACCTGGATGTTGGAAGTTACAGCTAAATCGCAAGAATTAACTTTGGAGATTGATtttactgatatttacaaaggCTCCGAATTATACAGGTACATAACCTGTAAACCAAAATCCATTCACCACTTTGCCAGTGAATTTGTTTAGCTAAGGATTGATGCTGATGTATGTCATGTGTGCATCAGGAGAAACAAAGCACTCATTGAAGAATTAAGCAGGCCTGCTCCGGGTTCAAAGGACCTCTATTTTCCTACTCACTACACTCAGTCATTTTTCATGCAATGTGTGGCTTGCTTGTGGAAACAACACTGGTCATACTGGCGAAATCCACCATACACTGCCGTTAGATTTCTTTTTACGACCGTCATAGCTTTGACATTTGGAACAATGTTCTGGGACATGGGCACTAAAATGTGAGTTACAACAAGGACTCTTTAAAATCTATGTAATTACATTGCAGCTTGATATGTCTTCCatactaaattttgaaattttaattcctAGGAAAAGGAACCAAGATCTGTTCAATGCAATGGGTTCCATGTATACTGCTGTATTCTTCCTCGGTGCTCAATATTGTTCATCAGTGCAGCCAGTAGTCGCTGTTGAAAGGGCAGTATTTTGCAGAGAAAAAGGAGCTGGAATGTATTCTGCCATGCCATATGCATTTGCACAAGTACTCTTTTTTACTCAttatctatttgttttaattttcaaagcaACTGTGTTTCTTTACTGAtgttctattttcttttctgcaGGTTATGATTGAGATACCTTACATATTTGTTCTGTCAGCAGTGTATGGTATTATAGTCTATGCCATGATTGGATTCGAATGGATAGCCGCCAAGTTCTTTTGgtatttgttcttcatgttCTTCAGTTTATTGTACTTCACCTTCTATGGCATGATGACTGTGGCTATGACACCAAACCACCACATTGCTGCCATTGTTTCGATTTTATTTTACGGGTTGTGGAATGTCTTTTCCGGGTTTGTTATCCCCAGAACGGTAAgtatattgttttcaattttcccATTTCTAATTTAGATGCTGGATATCATTgcttattagaaaatttttagcTAATTGTTTCCTTATCTTTTAACTTTAGATACTAGATAGATTTCACAGTTTACTGAAACTTTGTAGCTATTGTTTCTCCTTGTCTTTCAACTTGTCAAACAACAGAGGATTCCTCTGTGGTGGAGATGGTACTATTGGGCAAACCCTGTAGCTTGGACCATGTATGGATTGGTTGCTTCACAGTTTGGAGATGTAGAGGACAAAATGGAAAGTGGTGAAACAGTGAAACAGTTTGTGAGaagttattttgatttcaaacATGATTTTCTAGGAGTAGTTGCAGTTGTTGTTGCAGCCTTTGCAGTGCTGTTTGGAGTGCTCTTCGCAGTAGGAATTAAGAGGTTTAATTTCCAGAATCGATAggaattcaatttcatttttgagATCAAGTCCGCTTAATGAAAAAGTAATGCCACCAAACATTCTAAGGCACGAAGGGGAATAGGGGTGCAGGTGCCTTGGCTAGTCTTGGTTGGCAATTTCCTCCCCAGTGTTATAAAAGGGGGCTGTCAGGATTTTGtaaggtttttaaaaaattatatcgaTAGTTATGggaattgattaaaataatagctTTTTCATATTATGTTTGTACCCAGTATTAATTGGTGTCACTTAGAAACTGGTTTTGAAGATTGCTTGGAGAAGCTATCAGCATAGTTTTCAAAGAATGGATAAATTatgaatcaaataaaataagaaatcgACAACGCACTCAcacagcaaaaaaaaatttgtttttgtatgTTTATTAGTATTTATTCTTTGATGTTTATAGCCCAGTTTATACATTTGATCTGTAATAGCTGTCGCTGCACTTGATCGGTGGTCAATATTCACTGCTGAATAAGACAATGAAGATAAGATCTTTATGAATCTCTGCTGATTTAGCTCACAATTTCGAGTTAACAGCTTTCCCACCAAGCCACAACTCGTTGAGGCATTTCGTCAAACACTCTGCAGTTTTCAGCAAAAATCTTTGTTTTTAACACGAAAGAGGTAAAAGTGCTCATACTCAATTTAGTCATGGGGAAGGATCGGTGCCCCCTTAGCATTACACAAGTTCttatatcaattttaaatcattatattaaagatgaataaatgatTAAGATTGAAAACTTCGAGAAAACAAATTGTCATAAGGTTTTTCGCgatgagaaattttaaaatacattaaagGTACTATGTCATTTTATAACAAGCAAATAATGGTATAAcatgtattatttattttaaaaaaccacATACAATTGATGGctgtattaaatttatttacacatatCATACATacattaattgattatattacctctaatatattctaaaattccACGTTGGCTCAAAAATACTAATGCAATGGGATTAGCATAAGGATGGATTATATAATAACACTTCAATGTTAAAACACCGGGACTGTTTACTCAGCTGTTGAGTGTTAAAGTCATTTTTCTACTTAATGAATATTGCCAtgaacttttataaatttatgtaatCATAACCGCCTCTACCATACCATTCCATTTATGCTGTTagataaaacataaaaatatacttaATCACTTGATACATAATCAATAGCCATTTATAATAAGCGACACTGCTCTGTCAAAATTAACTAAAGCACAATATTTCTGTGCAGGAATTTCTATTACCGTTGAACTCACCAGAAGAGAGAAAAGCACTTGTTGGTTTTTGGTTGGTTTTGAATGGACGGTAGTCAGGATATTTTCATGGGCAGTACTAGCTTGTATAGAAGCACTTCTACATGGGGAACAAATTCTCGAGGTGGTTTTCCGAGGTCTTCAAGAATAAGAGAAGGAGATGACGAGGTGGAAACTCTAAAACGGGCTGCTCTTGAGAAATTGCCTACTTATAATCGTTTGAGGAAAGGGATATTAACTACTTCACGAGGGGAAGCTGTGGAAGTTTGATGTTTCAAATCTTGGACCGCAAGAAAGGCAAAAGTTGATCTTTAAATTGGTGAAAGATACTGATATTGATAATGAGAAGTTCTTGTTGAAGCTCAAAGACCGCGTTGataggtaaatttttttttcccccatttTTCAGCAGCTCCAAGCGCCTTGGCTAGTCAAGAATGTGATTCAGGAAGGGCAAGGTCAAACaacaatataatacaattttttttaacaaaaataataagtagcAGAATTTGAACTTTATTGCAAAAGAAGAGAATAAGTTGCAaagaaatcttaatttttgtacGGAATGAAGGAAATATGAAAGTAAGCGTATATAACTCGTGGTGGGCAGAAGTGAAtcggatttaaaaaaaaaaagtagtcaatttgattcaattttttcagTTTCAGTCCggttattttcaaaaattgatttttttttaagcgtTATAATCGACTACTAAATATTGGTTTGGTTattgattcaaaattttagaattgaaaaaaaagttgaactttttggtaattttaagaaattaaacatttgtcatattattattggtgcacatattaataaaataaaaatataaataaacatatggaaaattttaaaaaaataaaaataaaaccaaaccgattggttttggtttttgaaTTCGCTTAAAATCAAAGCCGAATCGATCCGAATTTTTTAGTTCGAACCAAACCGATGCCACCTCTAAgcataatgaaattaaatattgttgatgcgagattccggttctcctcgttctacgatcaggatctctgctcgatcaacttcgtcacgaccaggaggtctcctcgccaggcttcttctccagaggtccctgcgtacacagataagtcagagtacgccggttgttttcccggcgcaaaccctccgacgctcaagtcagatatgaaggttcgggaaaagcttgccacaggtcttatggcgttttttgtggttttctcttctttttaggTTTTTCCTCTTCTAATCTCCAGAAtgccaacccttttaccttcgttggctacctttttataggcttcctctgaatctcagtcttccgctcttttcgagacggtatgggactccaactgctgcgttatgggcaaaacatgggatctagcgtgttacgccacggttcaggggaaagcgtggctgccatggctctgtgagaccttgcgtgttacgccacggttctggggaaagtgtggctgtcatggttctgtgagatcttgcgtgttacgtcgcggttctggggaaagcgtggctgttgtgcctagattctcgtgctggagagcacgtcttgccaactgccgtcgaccgggtctcctcgcctctcgatctctagccggaatggccttatgcctcttataggaaattggcctcgcggacgacaacatcgtggacgagcaggatatttctgctcctgttcttccacgcaccaggctttaacggaacacaccggttcgcagaactccgccatcagatatctgctcgtcattcctggtcccttcgacgcatttatcccaaacagtatccctcccaaacaccggtcccccagtttctggtgttgggtaatgtagtggaccagcagtagaaactcgatagtactcgctcgcgtgggattggaaaaggctgccaggagtcatgtcgcatttaattgcggacgaggtgacgtggcagacatccccccctccatttgaatttcaaaccgacgGTTACGAGATCCTCGGGATTCGGCGCAGTTATATGCTGGCAACCCAAGAGTCCGTCCTCATTTGGAAAGCCAAATCCTCTCGAACGGCATATTCACCATTCACTCTGTCTCCGTCTACGTCTCTGTTTCTCCAGTAAAGAAGTTCCGGCACAAAGCCCCCCCCTCCTTGCCTTTCTCCGATTGAAGCGGTACTTCAGGTATTACTTCTCTCTCCTCGGTCTTGAATAGTTTGTAGataacttcttttttctttcgttTGGGTAGTAGTTGGTGGTGTTGCGGTTAGAGTTTAGGGAATGTCGAAAGGCAAAGAGAAGGTCGTTGAGGTTGATGACGACGAGTTGGACTTCCTGCCTAGTCTGCTCACCAATCCCGCCTTTGACCCCGAGGTCCCCTTAGAGCCTGTTAGGCCTAGTGTCAGGACTAGTGCTAGGAGCATGTCTCCCCAAACGACCTCTACAAGCGGGAGTAATGGTGAGGATGGATCTTCTGACTCCGAGGATACTTTGAGTGGGGGTCGAGGAGATGATTCTGGTGAGGCGTCCCCATCGGGGGCGCCGCGACCAGAGGGGAGGAGTACAATAGGAGGTAGAGCCATATCGCGGGATTATGCTATTGATTACATGACGTGCACGACCACGTTTGATGAGCTCGAGGACCTCCGGCTGAGGTATAGCATTCCTGGCGAGATACCTCTCAAGGTCCCGGGAAAGAAGGATGCTCCCAGCCGGCCTCCTACGGGATATGTTACCCAGTATCTGGACAGCTTTAAGTACGGGCTGAGGTGTCCCTTGCAACCTTACTTTGCCCGGATACTTAACGGGCTAAATCTAGCTCCTGGTCAGCTGAATCCCAACGGGTGGAGAGTgctctctggtctgttcatattgtgggacagatgttgccaaagcgagcccacggttgatgaggtgaagcacCTGTACCAGCTAAAGAGCAGCTCCAAAGATGCCGGCTGGTACTACTTCCAATCTAGCACCAAGAGCAGGAAACCTATAACCGACCTCCctactggtggtggtgggaattggaagagaaagttcttttttgctgggggtccTTGGGGTCAGGTCGCACAAATAGACGGGAAGGATTATCGGGTCCCACCCCGTTTCACGGTCCCAGGTTGCATGCTCGCTCCAGATGCCTTGTATCCATAATTGTTCTTGTTTCATTGGCTTGTTTCTAACCAAGTGTCTGTTTATGTTGTAGTTTCTTGGGGCGTTCATTTCCCACTCCGACCCGGCCCGCTCAAACGGGTTGAGGCTGTGCTAGTCAATTCCTGCTCGAGCCGGGAACTGATATCCACATACAACTTGCTCGAGTCTCGCTTGATACTTCCTGGCCATAGGATGGAGGACGCTGTGATTGGGGCTCTGACCCGAAAACGTTCTCGACCTCCGACCACGAAGAGGGACGAGAGTAAGGATGCCCCTACCGCGAAGCGGGCCAACATCGTGCAGCAGGCCCCACCCTTGAAGATTTTACCTCCGGCTCCTGTAGAAGTCGGGGAAGCTAGTGGAGTAGCCACAGATCCTGCTACCTCTTCTCCTCCTGTCGGGCCTCGACTTCGCTTACCGGACAGCCGAGCAGAACATCTGGTCCCTTACCTCAATGAGTTAACTAAATCCGTGAGCAAGAGGGACCTGGAGGCCTTTGACGGCCGCACCTTGGGTGAGCTGGTGGGGCCCATGCAGCATAGCGCTTTCCACCTCAGCTGCATGACCACCTATTACAAGGCTAAGGTTGGCCGCTACGAccggaagatgaaggaggatATCCAATCGGCGACGAACAGAGCTGACGTTGCCGAGAAGAAAGCAGGGGAGCTGAATCTCGAGAATCTGAAGCTGATAGAGCAAGAATCacttgctcaagcaaaagccattacCCTCGAGGAGGAGTTTACCAAGGTCAAAGAGGATCTGCAAAGGCAGAAGGCTATGTATGAGGCTCAGCTCGAGTCTCTCCGTGACTCCCACCGAGCTCAGGTCgagaacttggagagggaggccgacaaccagtacgaccagggactCCGGCATTCCTATCGTTGCATCATGGCCGTCCTCGGGAAGCAACACCCTGACCTCaagatggatgaccttgcAGCTGGCGTTGCTCGGCATATGGATGAGGAGGCGGCCAAGGAAGATGCCGAGGGGGTGGAGCCGATCGTGATTGAGGAGGAAAACTCTCCTCCTCGTGGAGTCCCTGTTGAAGTTGGCGAGGCGAGCACCCCCCCGGACGCAACTGGCGATACCCCCCCCGCACCTGAGGAGGTCCAGCCAACCGATGCTGCTCGGCTCACAGATCCGCCgtctttttgatatatttcttttgttgtaatGGACAATGTTCATGAAGATTATCCCCTCTGTTAATCATTAACcaattaataaggatattttttgattactttcttgtgttgtaattatgagttaatttttgtttgagaATCTGCTTGTCTCTGTCTAGACGAGCGGATTCCGGCTTGGCTCATGGTTTTTGCCACATGCCTCCGAAGATTCTTTAATGCTTGGGATTcggctcgccttctcgtggtcgagcagatcctggtatgcttggggattctgctcgccatctcgtggtcgagcagatcctggtatgcttggggattctgaTCGCCTTcgcgtggccgagcagatcctggcatgcttggcttctgtctcgccataagacaggctctgagacttggcgagcctttgcatgccttaggattttctttaaacgatttggattctgctgccttctcgtggccgagcagatcccggcatgcttggcttctgtctcgccataagacaggctctgagacttggcgagcctttgcatgccttaggattttctttaaacgatttggattctgctgccttctcgtggccgagcagatcctagcatgcttggcttctgtctcgccataagataggctctgagacttggcgagcctttgcatgccttaggattttctttaaacgatttggattctgctgccttctcgtggccgagcagatcccggcatgcttggcttctgtctcgccataagacaggctctgagacttggcgagcctttgcatgccttaggattttctttaaacgatttggattctgctgccttctcgtggccgagcagatcccggcatgcttggcttctgcctcgccataagacaggctctgagacttggcgagcctttgcatgccttaggattttctttaaacgatttggattctgctgccttctcgtggccgagcagatcccggcatgcttggcttctgtctcgccataagacaggctctgagacttggcgagcctttgcatgccttaggattttctttaaacgatttggattctgctgccttctcgtggtcgagcagatcccggcatgcttggcttctgtctcgccataagacaggctctgagacttggcgagcctttgcatgccttaggattttctttaaacgatttggattctgctgccttctcgtggccgagcagatcccggcatgcttggcttctgtctcgccataagacaggccctgagacttggcgagcctttgcatgccttaggattttctttaaacgatttggattctgctgccttctcgtggccgagcagatcccggcatgcttggcttctgtctcgccataagacaggctctgagacttggcgagcctttgcatgccttaggattttctttaaacgatttggattctgctgccttctcgtggccgagcagatcccggcatgcttggcttctgtctcgccataagacaggctctgagacttggcgagcctttgcatgccttaggattttctttaaacgatttggattctgctgccttctcgtggccgagcagatcccggcatgcttggcttctgtctcgccataagacaggccctgagacttggcgagcctttgcatgccttaggattttctttaaacgatttggattctgctgccttctcgtggccgagcagatcctggcatgcttggcttctgtctcgtcataagacaggctctgagacttggcgagcctttgcatgccttaggattttctttaaacgatttggattctgctgccttctcgtggccgagtaGATcccggcatgcttggcttctgtctcgccataagacaggctctgagacttggcgagcctttgcatgccttaggattttttcGGTTTCAAGCGAATGAAATTCGTCGACGTTCCATTAATGGCAGGATTTGACTTACATGAAATTGTTcggacataaaacataaaaataaaagataaacagCATGAGCagaaattgctttaaaatgtgagcaagtcttactggaagtattttcggaggtgtgctgcgttccatgggcgtttcacTTCGTGGCCGTCCGCGCgaaccagcttgtaagctccgggccccgctatctgcttgactctatacggcccttcccaattcggtcccagcactccttgagtcgaatctttggtgctctgattcactcttctcAGTACCCAGTCTCCGACCCTAAATTACCGTATGTTCaccttctggttataataCCGAGCAACCCTCTGTTGGTAAGTGACTGATCGCTCGGCTGCTTGTTCCCTCCTCTCCATTagcagatcaagattcaaacatatctgctcgtcattcTCCTGTTCATTGAAATAATCTATCCGGTGTGTGGTCGTTCCTACCTCAGCCGGTATGACCGCTTCATGTCCGAAAGCCAAAGCGAACGGTGTCTCCCCAGTTgcggttttgtgggttgttctgtatgcccatagcaCACCTGACAGCTCGTCAACCCACGCACCCTTTTTTGCTCCGAGCCTGGTTTTCAGAAGCCTCTTGACtgtcttgttggctgcttctacttgtccattcgattgagggtgagcaggcgagcaatacttcagctctatcccgaggttctggcagaaatccctgaagctgtgattatcgaactgcctgccattatccATTACCAAGGCATATGGGATCCCGTATcgacagaccaggtttctccacacgaaatctgttgttttcttctctgtgatcctgctaagggcttctacctctatccacttcgtgaagtaatctatagcaactattgcatgtgttgctgctcctcgtccctttggcaatgggccgatcagatcaattccccattgagcgaatggccaaggggaggccatggaggtgagcttctctggtggttggttagagaaatttgcaaaactctggcagctTGCACAGCTCCTGGTCTTCCTTtgcgcatcctggtgcatcgtcggccagaaatatccctgccttagAACTTTGTGGGCCAGGGACCTCCCGCCAGAATGATTtccgcaaattccttcatgtacTTCCCTCAGCACGTAATCTGCGTCGTCATCGTCCAAACACCAAAGGAACGGTAATGTATATCCTCGCCGATACAGTACCCCATCGATCATCGTGTATCTCGAGGCCTGAGCTCTAATCTTCCGAGCTCGTAGCTTATCTGGTGGTAAGACCCCGTCTCTAAGGTATGAAACTATCGGGTCCCTCCACGAGCCTTTTTGTTCTATCCGCAACACCCCCAAATTTTGCTCGATACTCGGGCGAGACTTCACTTATAGGGGGACCGACTTTGGCATTTTCGGGTCGGCTACGGCTGCCATCCTAGCCAAAATGtctgctcgactattctgctccctggggatttgtatcacctccacTGCTTCGGACTTCCCCATCATTTGCCTGACTATCCTTAGGTACTGttccatcttctcctctcttagttggaatctttcactgacatgATTCACAACCAGCTGGGAATCAGTTCTGATCTTAACTCTGTCTGCTTTCACGGCCCTAGCCAATTCCAGAcctgctatcaaggcttcatattctgcctggttatttgtggctgcaaattccaactttacagcataagagatctcctcccCCTCTGGGCCTTCCAGGACAATCCCTGCTCCTGAACCCCGCTCTCCTGATGACCCATCCACAGATATCTGCCATACTTGAGTTTCGTCGTTGCCTATATCTGCATCTTGCTGATCCAAGCATACTTCGGGCTCCGCGAACTCAGTTACGAAATCGGCCATTGCCTGGGCCTTTATCGCCGCGCGGGGTTTATAGTCTATGTCGAATTCGCTCAGCTCTACAGTCCACTTGACGAGCCGACCAGAGGCATCTGGCTTGTGCAGAATTTGACGCAATGGCTGGTTGGTTATTACCGAGACCGGGAATGCTTGAAAGTACGGCCTCAACTTCcgagcagcaaccacaagggccagtgcccatttctccaacGTTGGGTATCTGATCTCAGCGTCGAGCAGggccttgctggtgtagtatatcggatactgaattccttcttcctctctcaccagAACGGAACTGGCGGCCCGATCAGATACCGCCAAATACAGATTCAACTTGTCCCCATCCCTCGGTGTGGACAGTAGCGGAGCTTGCTGCAAGTAATGCTTCAAGTTCCGGAAGGCTTCCTCGCATTTTGGGGTCCATTCcgttttctttcccctccttatcacttgaaagaatggctgacacttatctgtagccttggatatgaatctgctcaacgccgccaacctccccgtgaggctctgcatctccttcaggtttcgaggagacgtcatttgcacaatcgcctggatcttctcgggatttgcttcaatccccctatggctcaccatgaatcccaggaatttccctgactcgaccccaaaagcacacttctccgggttgagcttcatcttatacttcctcaaaagctCGAACGTCTCCTCGAGATGTCTGACATGTTCCTTCGGGATTTTGgacttggtgatcatgtcgtccacgtacacctccatggttttcccgatcaagggcttaaagactttattcaccagcctttgataggtggccccagcattcttgagaccgaatggcatcaccctgtaacagaacagaccttggttagtgatgaaagccgtgctctcctcatccggctcgtacatggggatctggttgtatcccgagaatgcgtccatgaagctaagcagaccatgtccagccgttgaatctactagctgatcgatctttggtaaagggaagctgtcttttgggcacgccttattgaggtctgtgaaatccacacacatcc encodes:
- the LOC102620755 gene encoding pleiotropic drug resistance protein 1-like isoform X4, which codes for MTLLLGPPCSGKTTLLLALAGKLDSKLKFSGRVTYNGHGMDEFVPQRTAAYISQHDVHIGEMTVRETLAFSARCQGVGSRYDMLTELARREKEAGIKPDPDIDVYMKAAATEGQEANVLTDYYLKVLGLEVCADTLVGDEMVRGISGGQKKRVTTGEMMVGPALALFMDEISTGLDSSTTFQIGPRELVLDFFESMGFKCPERKGVADFLQEVTSRKDQQQYWVYKEMPYRFVTAQEFSEAFQSFTVGQKLADELRTPFDKCKSHPAALTTKKYGVGKKELLKANISRELLLMKRNSFVYIFKLTQLSSMALVSMTLFFRTKMHKDSVSDGGIYVGATFFAVMMTMFNGMSDISMTIAKLPVFYKQRDLRFYAAWAYALPAWILKIPISFLEVAVWVFLTYYVIGFDPNIGRLFKQFLLLLLVNQMASALFRFIAAAGRNMIVAMSFGSFVLLVLFAFGGFVLSRDDIKKWWVWGYWCSPMMYAQNAIVANEFFGHSWRKFTSNSNETLGVQVLKSRGFFPHAYWYWLGLGATIGFVLLFNIGFTLSLTFLNQFEKPRAVISDESESNDLGNRIGGTAQLSTHGSNSSHKTCSESEDITVKDSFSQLLSQREVTVGAIQPKKRGMVLPFEPHSLTFDEVTYSVDMPKEMKLQGILEDKLMLLNGVSGAFRPGVLTALMGVSGAGKTTLMDVLAGRKTGGYITGNITISGYPKKQETFTRISGYCEQNDIHSPFVTVYESLLYSAWLRLPPEVDSETQKMFIEEIMELVELNPLRQSLVGLPGESGLSTEQRKRLTIAVELVANPSIIFMDEPTSGLDARAAAIVMRTVRNTVDTGRTVVCTIHQPSIDIFESFDELFLMKRGGQEIYVGPLGRHSCHLIRYFEGIPGVEIIKDGYNPATWMLEVTAKSQELTLEIDFTDIYKGSELYRRNKALIEELSRPAPGSKDLYFPTHYTQSFFMQCVACLWKQHWSYWRNPPYTAVRFLFTTVIALTFGTMFWDMGTKMKRNQDLFNAMGSMYTAVFFLGAQYCSSVQPVVAVERAVFCREKGAGMYSAMPYAFAQVMIEIPYIFVLSAVYGIIVYAMIGFEWIAAKFFWYLFFMFFSLLYFTFYGMMTVAMTPNHHIAAIVSILFYGLWNVFSGFVIPRTRIPLWWRWYYWANPVAWTMYGLVASQFGDVEDKMESGETVKQFVRSYFDFKHDFLGVVAVVVAAFAVLFGVLFAVGIKRFNFQNR